The sequence below is a genomic window from Pseudobdellovibrionaceae bacterium.
CAGACCAGCCTCTCTGGCGACTGTAGCTTTGGTTTTTTTGCGTCTTTTAAATGGGCGGTATAAATCTTCCAATTCAAAAGCGTCGATGCTCTTTTGGATGCTTTCAATCAAAGCGGGGTTTTCCACTTTTTGATGTTCTAGGTCGACAAGAATCTTTTGTTTCTTGGCATCAAGCTTAGAGTATTCGTCAATCAAACTTGCAAATAAATCCAGTTGCCAGTAGGGCACTTCTTTAAGTTCAGGAGCATAAAAGTGCAAAACCTCTAAGCTCTCTTGCCCTTGAATACGTTTGATCGCTTCTTTTTGTGCCTGCGAAAGGCTCATTTTTGTACGACGTTCAATAAAGTGAGTTAAAAGATCCATAGGAGGTCTCTCCACATTACTATTTTAAATTAAATATCTATTTGAGGTGATCATTGATGAGTTTTATTTATGGCGGTACATGATGAGGCCATGTGTAGGGTCATAAGGTGAAACACCCACTGTGACTTTATCCCCCACAACCACACGAATATTAAAACGGCGCATTTTGCCGCAAAGCTTGGCTTTAATTTCCACACCATTATCAAGCATGATTTTGTAGAGCCCGCCTGCCGCTGCATCGAGCACTTTACCTTCGAATTGAGCTAAATCGTCTTTTGCCATTATTACCCTTTGTAATTTGAAATTAACATTTTTATGCCACTTTCAAACAAAACTTCAAGTCTATTGTTTTGTACTGATAAAATAAAACCCCAACCTAATGAAGGGTGCTCTAGTGGCGTGCTTGGCGAATACACTTCTGTCATTTTATATTTTTTTGTAGGAATTTCATGATCTAATTCCTTTAGCTTCACCCACTTTTCCATCAACTCGTTCATTTCTTTTGCAGCAGCTTGTTCTTTTTTCGTGGGTTTTTTAGCTTTAGCAGGTTTTTTCTCCGCCGCTTTTTTCAAAGTTGTGGGTGTCTCTTGCTCTTCTACTGCGGGCGCAGGTGCTGCTTTCGCGTTTACGACTTTTTCAGTGGCTTTAGCTGCCGCCTTCTTTTTTGAAGTGCTTTTTGTGGTCTCTTTTTTGGCGGCCGTTGTTTTCGTAGTCTTTTTCGTTGATGTCTTCTTTGCGGTCGCCTTTTTTGCTGCTTTTTTTGTGGCCATTCTCACTTCCCCTTTACTTATACTGCTAGAGCCTCTCATTCCACTTTGCTTCTAGCGATGCGCTCATCATGAGCATTTTTCGTCCTTAGAGCCCTCTTCCACAACCAAACTCGAAGTTTAGGACCCGATTCCAACATATTTTTTTAAACCCTGATTAAACAGGGCGTTATTATTCACCAGTGAGTCTAACTGAAAGATTCCCTCTTGACTAGAGGCGCAGAGCTATGTGGCTGTATTTTTTGCGAAAAAGGGGGGTTTTGCTGTAAAGTCCTAAACAGACAAGGTCCTGTTTAAAATATTGAGGTGAACGTGAACGTAGTCCAAAAATCCAACCCCACACTTTCTGAACTTTTAGAAAAGTACTCAGGCCTCATTACTGAAGCCCCCACACGCAAGAGCACTTCAAACTCAGATGTGCTTCTGACCTGTGCTTCAGCTTTGGATCAACCTAAACCCAACTCCATTATTTTTTTAAACGAGCTTCAGGCACTAGCCGAAGTGATTCAAGTCCAACCCCAAGTGATTGTACTTCCCCAAAAGACCCCTGAAGATGTACTCAGCGGCATTCCATCAGACATCATCATACTTCTTAGCCCCAATCCCAAACTTGCCATGGCCCTGATCAATAAAGAGTATTTTTCTTATTCGCGCATAGATGGCCACTTTGATTTTTCTGAATCCCCTATTCATCCCACTGCGCAGATTCACCCCACGGCCGAGTTGGGTCAGAATGTCCATGTCGGTCCCTTTGCCGTCATCGGTGCTGATTCTAAAATCGGCAACAATAGTAAAATCGCTGCTCACGCTGTCATTGAAAAAGACTGCGAACTAGGTGAAGGCTGTGTCATCTTCTCTCACACCACAATCGGTTGGCGATCACGTTTGGGACAGTTTTGTGTGGTGCAATCAGGCTGCACCATTGGGTCTGATGGTTTTGGTTACGCCACAGACGAAAAGGGTCAACACCATGGCATTCCTCACCAAGGCCGAGTGATTCTGGGCCACCATGTGCATATCGGGGCTGGAACTCAGATTGATAGAGGCACTTACGGTGACACTATCATTGGGGATCAAACTAAAATTGATAATTTGGTTCATATCGCTCACAACTGTAAAATAGGTCGATCTTGTTTGCTCACGGCAGGATTTATGATGGCGGGCTCCTCAGAACTGGGAGACTTTTTTGTTGCAGGTGGTGGCACATTTGTAACTGGACATATCAAGGTGACTAGCAACGTGCAAGTTGCTGGCAAGTCCGTTGTTCATAAGAGTGTGGATAAATCAGGGAGCTACGGAGGATACCCTCTTGTCCCCTTAAAAGAACATCTTAAAAACTTAGCCAGCTTAGGAAAAATCACTACTCTTAGAAAAGACATCGACACTATACTGAAAAAGACAGGGCTAAGATAAAGGACCACTTCAATATGAAACCAAAGTTTTACACGACAACTCCGATTTACTACGTGAACGATAAACCGCATCTAGGTACGGCTTACGCCACAGTCATGGTTGACACCATGAACCGCTTTAGAAAACTTGTAGGGTTTGAAACTAAGTTTCTTACAGGTGTCGATGAACATGGACAAAAGATTCAACAGACCGCAGAAAAACGTGGCGTCACCCCTCAACAGCACTGCGATGAATTCGCACAAAATTTTCTCAATACTTGGGCGCGACTCAAAATTGATTATGATATTTTTTATAGAACCACGGCTCCCTCACATATCAAAACCGTGCAGTACGTTTTACAACAATTGTTTGATAAAGGTGATATCTATAGCCAGAACTATGAGGGTTGGTATTGCGTCAGTGATGAAACATTTTATCCCGAAGACGATCTTGTCGATGGCAAATCCCCCACAGGTAAACCCGTAGAAAAAGTTTCAGAAAAAAATTACTTTTTTAAGATGTCCAAATATCAACAGCAGTTGATTGATCACATCCAAAAAAATCCGCACTTCATTCAACCCGAAAGCAAGCGCAATGAAGTTTTGGGATTTTTGGCCCAACCCTTAGAGGACTTAAGTATCAGTCGTCCCAAATCACGCATACACTGGGGCATCCCGCTTCCATTTGATGATTCCCACGTGACTTATGTTTGGGTGGACGCTTTAAGTAATTATATTGCCGCCGTAGGGTATGGTTCTGACGAAGAACAATTCAAAACATGGTGGACCGATGCCAAAGTTCAACACATCATCGGCAAAGACATCTTAACTACTCACGCTGTGTATTGGACCACAATTCTTTTTTCTTTAGGGGTCAAACTACCCGATGAGATCTTTGCCCACGGTTGGATTCTTAATAAAGACAGCGCAAAGATGAGTAAATCCCAAGGCGATGTCTTAGACCCCCTTGCCGTTGTAGACAAAGTGGGGCTTGAAAGCTTTAAATACTATTTATCTAGCGAAATTCGTTTTGGTAATGATGCGCCCTTTTCTGAAGAGCTTGTGATTCAAAAGGTCAATTCTGATTTAGCCAATACTCTTGGAAACCTTTTAAGCCGATCCACTAATTTGATTGATAAGTTTTATTCACAAGCTTTACCAGAAGGCAGCGCGCAAGCTCATCCCATTAAAGATGCGGGCTTAGGTTTATTTGCCAAAGTCAAAACTCATGTGTTAGCTAACGAACCCCATTTGGTCTGCTTTGAAGTGATTCAATATTTAAAACAAATCAATCAGTTTGTCGAAGAGAACGCGCCTTGGAAGATGGTCAAAGAAGACACCGTGAAAGCAGGAATTGTTTTACGTGATACCACAGAGGCCCTAAGAATCTCAGCCTGTCTGCTACGTCCTATTTTACAAGACAAAATGGATCAGCTTCTTACGGCGCTGAATTACAAGTTTGATTGGAACACAGTCGAGCAGGATGTCACTCAGTGGTATGTACTGAAGTCTGATCAACCGATCACTAAAGCAGAACCACTATTCCCTAGGATTCAATAATTTTTCTTAGGGAATGTTCAAGCTTTAAAAATATATTACCGTCTCTGACACAGCTATGTCGCCGAGAGTTGCAGATCGTTAAATTATATTTTCAAATCCTGTCACTTTGTCTTTAAGGACAGTTAAACTTAGCTTTAAGTAAATGATGATCCGATAAAGAGGTGGGGACTTCTTCAGCTTCTTTCAATGTTAAATTTTTGTAAAAGATATGATCTAAAACAAAAACCCAAGTGTGTCTTGCGGTTTCAACATGGGATAGTCCCAAACCTTCAGCCCACCAAAACAGAGTGTTCTCTCTAAAAATATTCCAGCTGTTAAAATCTCCAGCCACCACTAAAGGCCCTTGATGATTTTTAATAGCGTCGCTCAACTGTTCTAACTGCCGACCATAGGCTGATCCTAAATTAAAATTTAACATGTGCAGATTGATCACTCGAACCTCTCCACACATGGGAATCAGGTAGTCCGTCATGATCATCGACTTTGGAGTCGCTGCAAAGGGTTCTACATCTTGGCTTAATAACAACTCATGATTTGTAACTTCATAGTGGGACATGTTTAATGTTCCCGTGGCATATCCATCACTCATGATCCATGCAGGATTAAGTAACCAACGATAAGACTCACCCAGTGCGGTTTCCAGAGGGGACAGCACTTGCAAAGGGTCTGTAGTGACCTCTTGAATCAAAGCAATGTCAGGCTGATGGACGTGTAAAAGTTCAGCCCAACCTGAGGTTCCGCCTTTTTGAATGTTCCAAGTGGCCACTGAAAACTCGGCTCCCCAAACCTGAGACGTAAAAATAAAAAGAACACTCATTACCATTATTTTGGCTGACACCAAAAATCTCACCCCAACCATGTCCAAATCCCCCCCTCAGAGATAATATGGAAAATATGCCCCTACACACCTGCTATGAAAAGTTGCACCTAGGCAAAAACCCTTTAAATGCCCTTTATTTTAGGATAGAGTGCCTTCTATATTTAAAAGCCTAAGGAGACCGCCATGAGTCCTACTTTTTATAAATTTTTGCATGTCGCCGCCATTCTTTTAACCTTTATCACTTTAGGTGGTCTGGTGGCCCTTGCTGAACAGGCAAAATCCCGCAAAGTGTATGTGGCCCTTAATGGTATTTGTTTACTCGTTGCTTTTATTGCTGGGTTTGGATGGCTGGCTAAAGCCAATATCTCATGGCCTCTGCCCATCTGGGTTTGGGTGAAAATGGTAGGATGGCTGTTAGTGGGTATGGGCCCATCTTTTGCCAAGAAACTTACTCCCATTCAACTTCTATTGATGTATGGATTTATTGCTCTTGTAATGGTCTATATGGCTTTATACAAACCTTTTTAAGTTTGGAAATCTTAAAAGTTTAATCTTCATTCCACCAGATTCGAAGCGAGCCAGCGAATCCACAGTGCACTTCATCTTACGTTCATCAAAATCCCCTGGAGCAAGTAACGACAGTCTCCAGTTAGGGAATACTTCTGCGGTTTTTAGAACCACTTGATCATAAAAATTTTCTAAATTGCCTTTGACCTGAAGCCTTTTGTCATAAGGGGGGTTAAGGACCACAAGTCCCTTTTCTGGTAAGTCTTGTTTTAAACGCATTTTTAATTTTTCAGCATTTAAGTTAAAGTAGTTCATTGAAAATAAATTGATTTTATCAATCAACTTCGCACGTCTAAGATTACCCGCCGTGCTTTCAATGTTTTGATCAGAAATATCAGACCCCATGATAAAGGTGGGAGTCGAAGGTTTTTGTTTTTGTAATTCTTTAACCAGTTCGTTGTAGGGCTCTACTTGAAAGGCCTTCCAGCGTTTAAATCCAAAGCGATCATCACGCAGATCGTTCCATTTTGCGGCCTCGATCAAAAAGGTCCCCGTACCACACATAGGATCGTAAAGAGGTTCACCCACTTGCCATTTACTAAGCATCAACACAGCCGCAGCAAGATGTTCTTTGATGGGGGCTGTAGCTGTCTGCTCTCGGTAGCCTCTTTGGGTTAAAGAAAAACCCGTAGTGTCTAAAGCAATAGAGACTTGGCTATTATAAATTTTTACAAATAAACTTAAGTCAGGCTGGTCTTTATTCACATTTGGTCGCTTGTTAAATTTTGCCTGAAACTGATCCACAACCACATCTTTTAACAGCATGCTTGGGTATCTTTGATCTGTAAAGATGCTGCCTTGCACACTGCTTTGCACCGCTAAGGTTTGATGGGGCTCAATATATTTCGTGAAGTCATGCTTTTTGGCATTATTATAAAAGTCTTCTTTGTTATAAGCAGAAAAGTCCAAGATGGGTTTTAAAATTCGTGGTGTACATTTTAAAAGTAAATTTGCACGATAACACTCTTTCCATGAACCAGAAAACTCTACCCCTGAAGCGGTTTTATTTAAGGATTGAAAATCTCGCTCTGTCATTTCATCTAACAAAGCTTTGTGCAGACCACGAGATGTTACAGCTAAAAAACTAGGCACGTTCCCGCCTTGCTAGAGGCAGCACCTGTTTGGTCTTTTGAATGATATCTTTATCAAGATAACAGTAAAAGGCACCTGAAGGTTTACCTGCATCTAATAAAATATTTCCCCAAGCATCTATGACAAGTGACTGGCCGTGACTCTGGCGTTCTGCGCCTGTCTTAGGGCAAACATGTGTACCTGTCTGTGCTGCGGCAATGATATAACACTGATTTTCGATGGCACGGGCTCTAAGTAAAGTCTCCCAATGGTCTCTGCCTGTGCGCACTGTAAAAGCCGCTGGCACGGTAATGATGTCTACGTTTTGTAAAGCATAGTTAAGAAAGTGATAACTGAAACGTATATCGTAACAGATCGAAGACCCGATCTTCCAATCTTTGTAGGCGTGAATCACACTTTGCTCGCCCGCTTTGAACTGGCGGCCTTCATCAATGTCTAGCTGCGGGAGCTTAACCTTAAAGAGGTGGTTCTTATCATAAACATCTTGGATTCCCTCTGACGTTACCCAGAAAGACGAGCTGTAAACTCCGTCTGGCTTTTGAATGGGGGTGCAAAAATGAATCTGATAGCCACCGACAAGACAGCGCTTTTGCAGTTGCTGAAAAAAATCATCTTCAAACGTAAAGGCCTTAGGCTTGTCGTCGGGTGCAATTGTGATACTTAGGGCATTCTCTGGAAAAAAGACTAAGCGTATGTCATTAGGCATCGCTTCAAGCTGATGTAAAATCCATTCTTGATTTCTTTTGACGTCGTTACTTGAAGTCATTTGCATGACCGCAATACGCACCTGTGATTGAGTCACAATCCACTCCTTGCTGTGTCCTCTTTTAAAATACCATAAGCTAAAGTGCGCGAGTAGTGTTGTGATTTGAAATAAAAAAACCCTCGTTTTGGCGAGGGTTCTTATATCTAAACTAAAACACTCTAGCGGGTTTTAGTTCATCACTATTTTACAGCAGCCACTTTAGAGTAATCAATATAGGCTTCTTTCTTTTGTAGACCATCTTCTTTAGAAAAATGAGTCTTAATGGCTACGCCTGAAACTTTGATCTTAAGATTTGTTTTATCAATATCAAGAACTTCACCAGTCATACCTTTATGGCTACCAGAAATCACTTTTACTTTTTGGCCTTTTTTAATCTTTAACTTCATGACTAGTTTCCTTTTTTAGCTCTTAATTTCTTTTGAATTTTGTTTTTGATCACCAAAGCACGTTTAGACAGCACTTCGTCTTTTTGGCTAAGGATGAATTTATCAAATCCACCTGTGTGCTCGATACTTTTTAGAGTGCTCACAGCTACGTTTAAAGTCACTTGAGAATCCAAAGCCTGGCTCAAAAGTTTCTTCTTTTGAATATTGGGCAGAGCTGTAGATTTAGTTTTAATATTTGAGTGGCTCACTAAGTTCTTCACAACAGGGCCTTTTCCAGTCAATTCACAACGAGACATACTTCCTCCAAAAAAATTATGCGGCAGTGGTAAAATAAGACTTATAGTGAATTTTAGGGCTTGTTGGCAACTAAAAATTATTATATAAACCTTGAAACCACAGAGAAGGGCCACTTAAGGACCCCTCTCCTGATGTCCAATGTGGAGGATCATAACATGGATAACGAAAAATTCGATAAAAACGCAGATTCAGGCGACAGATCAGAGAAAAAATCTACAAGAACCAAATTTCGCCCTGACTACCCTATTTCTTTTAAATTTGACTATAAGG
It includes:
- the infA gene encoding translation initiation factor IF-1, with amino-acid sequence MAKDDLAQFEGKVLDAAAGGLYKIMLDNGVEIKAKLCGKMRRFNIRVVVGDKVTVGVSPYDPTHGLIMYRHK
- the lpxD gene encoding UDP-3-O-(3-hydroxymyristoyl)glucosamine N-acyltransferase; its protein translation is MNVVQKSNPTLSELLEKYSGLITEAPTRKSTSNSDVLLTCASALDQPKPNSIIFLNELQALAEVIQVQPQVIVLPQKTPEDVLSGIPSDIIILLSPNPKLAMALINKEYFSYSRIDGHFDFSESPIHPTAQIHPTAELGQNVHVGPFAVIGADSKIGNNSKIAAHAVIEKDCELGEGCVIFSHTTIGWRSRLGQFCVVQSGCTIGSDGFGYATDEKGQHHGIPHQGRVILGHHVHIGAGTQIDRGTYGDTIIGDQTKIDNLVHIAHNCKIGRSCLLTAGFMMAGSSELGDFFVAGGGTFVTGHIKVTSNVQVAGKSVVHKSVDKSGSYGGYPLVPLKEHLKNLASLGKITTLRKDIDTILKKTGLR
- the metG gene encoding methionine--tRNA ligase translates to MKPKFYTTTPIYYVNDKPHLGTAYATVMVDTMNRFRKLVGFETKFLTGVDEHGQKIQQTAEKRGVTPQQHCDEFAQNFLNTWARLKIDYDIFYRTTAPSHIKTVQYVLQQLFDKGDIYSQNYEGWYCVSDETFYPEDDLVDGKSPTGKPVEKVSEKNYFFKMSKYQQQLIDHIQKNPHFIQPESKRNEVLGFLAQPLEDLSISRPKSRIHWGIPLPFDDSHVTYVWVDALSNYIAAVGYGSDEEQFKTWWTDAKVQHIIGKDILTTHAVYWTTILFSLGVKLPDEIFAHGWILNKDSAKMSKSQGDVLDPLAVVDKVGLESFKYYLSSEIRFGNDAPFSEELVIQKVNSDLANTLGNLLSRSTNLIDKFYSQALPEGSAQAHPIKDAGLGLFAKVKTHVLANEPHLVCFEVIQYLKQINQFVEENAPWKMVKEDTVKAGIVLRDTTEALRISACLLRPILQDKMDQLLTALNYKFDWNTVEQDVTQWYVLKSDQPITKAEPLFPRIQ
- a CDS encoding endonuclease/exonuclease/phosphatase family protein; the protein is MSVLFIFTSQVWGAEFSVATWNIQKGGTSGWAELLHVHQPDIALIQEVTTDPLQVLSPLETALGESYRWLLNPAWIMSDGYATGTLNMSHYEVTNHELLLSQDVEPFAATPKSMIMTDYLIPMCGEVRVINLHMLNFNLGSAYGRQLEQLSDAIKNHQGPLVVAGDFNSWNIFRENTLFWWAEGLGLSHVETARHTWVFVLDHIFYKNLTLKEAEEVPTSLSDHHLLKAKFNCP
- a CDS encoding THUMP domain-containing protein — encoded protein: MPSFLAVTSRGLHKALLDEMTERDFQSLNKTASGVEFSGSWKECYRANLLLKCTPRILKPILDFSAYNKEDFYNNAKKHDFTKYIEPHQTLAVQSSVQGSIFTDQRYPSMLLKDVVVDQFQAKFNKRPNVNKDQPDLSLFVKIYNSQVSIALDTTGFSLTQRGYREQTATAPIKEHLAAAVLMLSKWQVGEPLYDPMCGTGTFLIEAAKWNDLRDDRFGFKRWKAFQVEPYNELVKELQKQKPSTPTFIMGSDISDQNIESTAGNLRRAKLIDKINLFSMNYFNLNAEKLKMRLKQDLPEKGLVVLNPPYDKRLQVKGNLENFYDQVVLKTAEVFPNWRLSLLAPGDFDERKMKCTVDSLARFESGGMKIKLLRFPNLKRFV
- a CDS encoding KOW motif-containing protein; this encodes MKLKIKKGQKVKVISGSHKGMTGEVLDIDKTNLKIKVSGVAIKTHFSKEDGLQKKEAYIDYSKVAAVK
- the rpmB gene encoding 50S ribosomal protein L28 — encoded protein: MSRCELTGKGPVVKNLVSHSNIKTKSTALPNIQKKKLLSQALDSQVTLNVAVSTLKSIEHTGGFDKFILSQKDEVLSKRALVIKNKIQKKLRAKKGN